Genomic DNA from Alkalihalobacterium alkalinitrilicum:
GTCCGCCACAACTACTTCTAAACGGTCCGCGAATACATGAAAAGTAACTGAAATACAACCACTTCCCTCGTAAGCGTGTTCTACTACGTTCGTACATGCTTCTGCAACAGCAATTTTTATATCTTCTATATCATCGTACGTATACCCAATTCGATTGGCAATTCCAGAAACAGTCAAACGGATGACTCCTACATACTCTGGTTTTGCAGGAACTTTCATCTCGATGCGATCACTTTGACAAGTCATTGCATTTCCTCCTTTTCTTGAGTTTCTATATCGATCAC
This window encodes:
- the rsbW gene encoding anti-sigma B factor RsbW, with translation MTCQSDRIEMKVPAKPEYVGVIRLTVSGIANRIGYTYDDIEDIKIAVAEACTNVVEHAYEGSGCISVTFHVFADRLEVVVADNGESFDIDGIRDKLGPIDSSQPVHELKEGGLGLFLINTLMDKVEISDEDGVILMMTKYLGRDGVERYVDETSATTQ